In Drosophila innubila isolate TH190305 chromosome 2R unlocalized genomic scaffold, UK_Dinn_1.0 1_C_2R, whole genome shotgun sequence, the following are encoded in one genomic region:
- the LOC117783849 gene encoding diphosphomevalonate decarboxylase: protein MFSATCVAPVNMALVKYWGKRNEELILPINDSISMTLDANEMSAKTTVCASESFKENRMWLNGDVVPFEENARLMRCLEGVQRLALANGAQRFPLSWKLHIASYNNFPTAAGLASSAAGYACLVYTLARLYEIPMNEELTTIARQGSGSACRSLYGGFVQWHRGTTEDGRDSIAEQLVPAEHWPEMHMLILVVNDARKKTASTKGMQLAVNTSTLIQHRAKEIVPQRIKELKSAIQSRDFKTFAEITMKESNQLHAIALDTYPPCVYMNDVSHAIVNFVHDYNESVGSLQAAYTFDAGPNACLYVLAENVPKLLAAIQLAFPNDSQQSVEYVKGIPVPPVETEKCNTNGSVGHVYSKNMLKYIIHTKIGNGPHQLSDEKSLLIDGLPLPK, encoded by the coding sequence ATGTTTTCGGCAACGTGCGTCGCGCCTGTTAATATGGCCCTGGTAAAATACTGGGGCAAACGAAACGAGGAACTCATACTTCCGATTAACGACTCCATCAGCATGACACTGGACGCCAATGAAATGTCCGCAAAGACAACAGTGTGTGCTTCGGAGAGCTTCAAGGAGAATCGCATGTGGCTCAACGGCGATGTGGTGCCGTTTGAGGAGAATGCACGTCTGATGCGTTGCCTGGAAGGTGTTCAACGGTTGGCACTTGCAAACGGCGCCCAGAGATTCCCACTTTCCTGGAAATTGCACATTGCATCGTACAACAACTTTCCCACAGCGGCTGGACTGGCTTCCAGTGCCGCTGGATACGCCTGTCTAGTCTATACATTGGCGCGTCTCTATGAGATACCCATGAATGAAGAGCTGACAACAATTGCAAGACAAGGCAGCGGATCCGCATGCCGTAGTTTATACGGCGGATTTGTACAATGGCACCGTGGTACAACTGAGGACGGCAGGGACTCAATCGCTGAGCAGCTGGTGCCTGCTGAGCATTGGCCCGAAATGCATATGCTCATTCTAGTCGTAAACGATGCACGCAAGAAGACTGCATCCACCAAGGGGATGCAACTTGCCGTGAACACCTCAACGTTAATTCAGCATCGTGCCAAAGAGATTGTTCCGCAACGCATCAAGGAGCTAAAGTCGGCTATTCAATCACGGGACTTTAAGACATTCGCTGAGATTACCATGAAGGAGTCAAATCAACTGCACGCCATTGCCTTGGACACTTATCCGCCCTGTGTCTATATGAATGACGTGTCGCATGCGATAGTTAATTTCGTACATGACTACAACGAATCCGTGGGATCCTTACAGGCGGCCTACACATTTGATGCGGGACCAAACGCCTGTCTTTATGTTCTCGCTGAAAATGTTCCCAAACTTTTGGCCGCCATTCAATTGGCGTTCCCTAACGATTCCCAGCAAAGTGTCGAATACGTAAAAGGCATTCCTGTGCCTCCCGTGGAGACTGAGAAATGCAATACGAACGGATCTGTGGGTCATGTCTATTCTAAAAATATGCTCAAATATATAATCCATACGAAAATCGGAAACGGTCCTCACCAACTTAGCGACGAAAAGAGCCTGTTAATTGACGGTTTGCCACTgccaaaataa
- the LOC117785237 gene encoding SAGA-associated factor 29, translating to MPLTAESAAQQIQDRLKDIQQHIHKVDSERRRAENSIANLVRVQQSQPANPKLKTLLQAKILEATQEEATIRAALAKIHEIRNIRNERRIQARNAGNKEAIRRGALMKMVQLSAQTLPLFVGKPGERAPALCGAIPAESSYVAKVGDNVAALAKGIDEEENWILAEVVQFLHRQNKYDVIDIDEEQKDRHVLSKRKVIPLPLMRANPETDGHALFPKDTVVMALYPQTTCFYKAIVHRLPQTATEEYDVLFEDSSYLNGYAEPLPVAQRYVIAYRPTKKGASSGSGNLSSA from the exons ATGCCATTAACTGCAGAAAGTGCAGCACAACAAATTCAG GATCGCCTGAAAGATATACAGCAACATATTCACAAAGTGGACAGCGAACGACGACGGGCAGAAAATTCGATTGCGAATCTCGTGCGAGTGCAGCAAAGTCAGCCCGCAAATCCAAAATTAAAGACGCTTCTTCAggccaaaattttggaggcgACACAAGAAGAGGCGACAATTAGAGCGGCGTTGGCTAAAATACACGAAATACGCAATATACGAAATGAGAGACGCATTCAG GCTCGGAATGCTGGCAATAAGGAGGCAATTCGTCGTGGAGCGTTAATGAAAATGGTACAGCTGTCGGCGCAAACATTACCTCTGTTCGTAGGGAAGCCAGGCGAACGAGCTCCAGCTCTATGCGGAGCTATTCCTGCCGAGAGCAGCTATGTGGCCAAAGTGGGTGACAATGTAGCCGCCTTGGCAAAGGGCATTGACGAGGAGGAGAACTGGATCTTGGCGGAGGTGGTTCAATTTCTGCATAGGCAAAACAAATACGATGTTATTGACATTGACGAGGAGCAGAAGGATCGACACGTGCTCAGCAAACGTAAAGTTATACCTCTGCCACTGATGCGAGCTAATCCAGAGACAGATGGACATGCTCTCTTTCCTAAGGATACAGTTG tgaTGGCGTTGTACCCACAAACGACGTGCTTCTACAAAGCCATAGTCCACCGACTGCCACAAACCGCCACAGAAGAGTATGATGTGCTCTTCGAGGATTCATCGTATTTAAACGGTTATGCGGAACCTTTGCCCGTAGCTCAGCGATATGTCATTGCCTATAGACCTACAAAGAAGGGAGCgagcagtggcagtggcaattTGTCCTCAGCTTGA
- the LOC117785238 gene encoding mRNA turnover protein 4 homolog: MPRSKRDKKVSLTKTDRKGLAWKQRIIDDIRFCVEKYPNIFVFQVQNMRNNLLKDLRQEWKRNSRFIFGKNRIMQIGLGRTKAEEVETGIHKLSKRLSGQVGLLFTEKSKEEVLEWAENYWAVEYARSGFTATETVTLPAGPLEEFAHSMEPHLRSLGLPTKLEKGIVTIYSDYTVCEEGKVLTPEQARILKLLGKPMAKFRLTMKCSWTKADGFQLYVEDDVEEETAETPMEEDNDNDDDDDEDEE; encoded by the exons ATGCCGCGCTCCAAACGTGATAAGAAAG TTTCTTTAACCAAGACAGACCGCAAGGGACTCGCATGGAAACAGCGCATCATTGATGATATTCGGTTTTGTGTGGAGAAGTACCCCAACATTTTCGTGTTCCAGGTACAGAATATGCGAAACAATCTGCTTAAAGACTTACGACAGGAATGGAAGCGCAACTCTCGTTTCATTTTTGGCAAAAATCGCATAATGCAAATCGGCTTGGGACGCACAAAAGCTGAGGAAGTGGAGACAGGAATACACAAG CTGTCGAAACGCCTCAGTGGACAAGTTGGCCTGTTATTCACAGAAAAGTCGAAAGAAGAAGTCTTGGAATGGGCTGAGAACTATTGGGCGGTAGAATATGCGCGCAGTGGTTTCACAGCAACCGAAACTGTTACTTTACCAGCCGGTCCACTCGAGGAATTCGCGCACTCCATGGAGCCACATTTACGTTCATTGGGACTGCCTACAAAGCTGGAAAAGGGCATTGTAACCATATATAGTGATTATACGGTGTGCGAGGAGGGTAAGGTTCTGACACCGGAGCAAGCGCGAATTCTTAAATTGCTGGGAAAACCAATGGCAAAGTTTCGTCTGACTATGAAGTGCTCCTGGACTAAAGCTGACGGATTCCAGCTGTACGTTGAGGATGATGTGGAGGAAGAAACAGCAGAGACCCCCATGGAAGAAGACAATgataacgatgatgatgatgatgaggacgaGGAATGa